From a region of the Calliphora vicina chromosome 4, idCalVici1.1, whole genome shotgun sequence genome:
- the Chchd2 gene encoding coiled-coil-helix-coiled-coil-helix domain-containing protein 2 yields the protein MVRRGRSASPPPASRRVAPSPAPTPNVPARAAPAPPPPAPMQAAPTAVGAPQQPSMFQQMAATAGGVAVGSAIGHTVGHGLTSLFSGSDKEAAAPTAAPPAAQAQQYGGAAQPNEPQGPCSWEIKQFLQCAQGQSDLTLCEGFNEALRQCKVQHHLQ from the exons atggtTAGACGTGGTCGTTCTGCAAGCCCCCCACCAGCTTCAAGAAG agTTGCTCCATCTCCAGCTCCTACACCCAATGTTCCAGCTCGTGCTGCTCCAGCACCTCCACCGCCAGCTCCTATGCAAGCTGCTCCAACAGCAGTAGGTGCCCCACAGCAACCTTCCATGTTTCAACAGATGGCTGCAACAGCTGGAGGAGTTGCCGTTGGATCTGCTATTGGACATACTGTTGGTCATGGTCTTACCAGTCTTTTCAGTGGCTCTGACAAAGAAGCAGCAGCACCTACTGCAGCCCCACCCGCTGCTCAAGCCCAACAATATGGCGGTGCTGCACAACCTAATGAACCACAGGGACCATGCAGCTGGGAAATTAAGCAATTCTTACAATGTGCTCAAGGTCAATCCGATTTAACACTCTGTGAAGGTTTCAATGAGGCGTTGAGACAGTGTAAAGTTCAACACCATTTACAATAG
- the xmas gene encoding protein xmas — MSEDGEYETTEKNINYNAIACAQIPELFLDKIVAKIYFSKFGKIKRFILRPKRLICTVEYESKEDAEKAFKNAGNFNGIDFVVCYAEHEVAHVQNTEEWVDPEVQAELEAMSPGHRLGTNLRQSTGLAAQLQKSKLTNTLAAPNKSLKEFPKGRQYSPQPEMIKVDSVVRNELESILKAPAFTYEEKYRVLEARDKLIRLTTVRQTDIKKAVAAKGTCPDMCPEKERLMREFQRQVSTFEMAEEVGSESTISHKKAVKEYSRSSADQEVPLSHELRSESVLQMTMLYLVHRIMGLCEDPKTSLGDWFHFMWDRTRSIRKDITQQELCSLGAVQLVEQCARFHIHCAARLVAEDPSVFDKKINAENLTKCLQTLKYMYHDLRIKGILCPCEAEFRSYVILLNLGDSNFLWEVKQLPEFIQKSVEIKRSISFYNALQNNNFVRFFSMIKSNETSYLSACILLGYFTKLRVRAMDAIIKSHNWRKNDVYLPLSYLTRVLGFEDETSAVSFFNHYGLHCDVLDNRVLLDRLSKPDAEYAMDRALQLVESKRFSSVGECVFGQTLPPPSMFEHHQPHNSFDVNGMLKMESWTADDQLRGKDAKATIQNKQDHEFSTKNLASNTESNLFKIPQTLVHISSKQQYLQRENEEETQKNTLDSFSVKKEKLFSSPGGFKFSGNVFGRANPPTTASESIFKSAGASVRSEQIPNTYLNPIFKTNSDKPLMTMGNIFGGIAATNDLSKGTNIFGEAARETVNIFQHQTDIPKDSFKMDNVFQSNATNMFSQDILSDSNKMDEKNIVLEKELKEKLAKIQEEKRKVMDLELKNLREKQKRQEDHEKLIEKQKLDQLKIILQEKAERETEQIVVQLIDEEVSRIAEAEMCISQTVKQASDLQKELLISEVVNECVEDIAHEEYALMCYDQLLLNRYFSRWLLHLRKKKEQRKLIENTPLWVTTDTRAQYVQSIEHPCQKNNLQMIKRYRLGQPCDFNKILRLERDILQEENQNPLNLFALVGQHLLCKRNFTSCGLLQQRKYFKFLITLPANEEELLGFESFSNKWLMRFIEKSQIKTGPFVHGIEHNVALCVRKLNGIIPKNEQGDLMTTEGDHNDGVICFISGIDIERHSRKRIYNLLKLTKNLKRVPLAIIAYNCTCNKNELAHILGLDILQEEGLIHSFSIFGCQINRKDFRFRKVFINAVDFITKESYLLNNNEINALAMQKVLPFLENSLGEEMWQRWSDSAKRNPIFNKICGFPEHAVGIFHKALDHLLHITQEELQEMPEFPEELKEFVPENTYYNIPLGLEFFPIKWKLEAKKSNIKHFLESLYLPAINEKTPVDIEDLKLWILSYTSKCIIDDDLAATNASYEAISNLVNQMKLQYLQNIEITSSKVMINYLTILKPIIFTHINRTLRRFHKELINLNVIYLKDDFKNYQAQPWWLNYEPLNSVSVDYSEEPTCLPKTLQEKNKENCISMEAIDEIIAKAEVTCRKAEEIKRNKLTRHKNSSLNLSSNLQLKRTLDDSLYQFELSKKIGQYDTTFVLELTHDIDKSINEVMKNTSPTTHKRKRSCLKSPNLSSDVDNVIAKARNLIHKIESMEDLKCRKRKEPYGIQM, encoded by the exons ATGTCTGAGGATGGAGAATATGAGACgacggaaaaaaatataaattacaatgCCATAGC ttGTGCGCAGATTCCAGAATTATTTCTAGATAAAATTGttgcaaaaatatactttagtaaatttggaaaaataaaaagatttatCTTGCGACCGAAACGTTTGATTTGCACCGTTGAATATGAAAGTAAGGAAGACGCAGAAAAGGCTTTCAAAAATGCGGGAAACTTTAATGGTATAGATTTCGTAGTGTGCTACGCAGAACATGAAGTGGCACATGTACAAAATACGGAAGAATGGGTTGATCCGGAAGTACAAGCCGAACTAGAGGCAATGTCTCCAGGACACAGACTGGGGACTAACTTGAGACAGTCGACAGGGTTGGCAGCTCAATTGCAAAAATCTAAACTAACCAATACTTTAGCTGCTCCAAATAAATCGCTTAAGGAATTTCCAAAGGGAAGGCAGTATTCACCTCAACCTGAAATGATAAAAGTTGATAGTGTAGTTCGCAACGAATTAGAATCTATATTAAAAGCACCCGCTTTCAcatatgaagaaaaatataggGTTTTAGAGGCAAGAGATAAATTAATACGTTTGACCACCGTTCGTCAAACCGATATAAAAAAGGCCGTGGCAGCAAAGGGAACATGTCCTGATATGTGTCCAGAGAAAGAAAGACTGATGAGAGAATTCCAGCGGCAG GTTTCCACTTTTGAGATGGCTGAAGAGGTAGGTAGTGAATCCACAATTTCACATAAAAAGGCTGTAAAGGAATATTCTCGCAGTAGCGCAGACCAAGAAGTACCGCTATCGCACGAATTAAGATCTGAGTCTGTTTTGCAAATGACAATGTTATATTTGGTGCACCGAATTATGGGATTATGTGAGGATCCTAAAACTTCATTGGGTGATTGGTTTCATTTTATGTGGGATCGAACACGTTCTATAAGAAAAGACATAACACAACAAGAACTATGTTCTTTGGGAGCAGTACAATTAGTTGAACAGTGTGCAAGATTTCATATACATTGTGCTGCACGTCTGGTAGCAGAAGACCCTTCAGtctttgataaaaaaattaacgcaGAGAATTTAACAAAGTGTCTGCAAACTTTAAAGTATATGTATCATGATTTAAGAATCAAAGGAATTCTATGTCCTTGTGAAGCCGAATTTCGTAGCTATGTAATACTTCTAAACTTAGGGGACTCAAATTTCTTATGGGAAGTTAAGCAACTACCGGAGTTCattcaaaaaagtgttgaaataaAGAGATCAATTTCCTTCTACAacgctttacaaaataataacttTGTTCGATTTTTTTCAATGATTAAGTCGAATGAAACATCTTACTTGTCTGCCTGTATTTTGTTGGGATATTTTACTAAGCTTCGAGTACGTGCAATGGACGCAATAATTAAGTCCCACAACTGGCGTAAAAATGATGTATATTTGCCGTTGTCGTATTTAACTCGTGTCCTAGGATTTGAAGATGAGACATCAGCCGTAAGCTTTTTTAATCATTACGGTCTACACTGCGACGTTCTGGATAACAGAGTATTGTTAGATCGTTTAAGCAAGCCCGATGCCGAATACGCAATGGATAGAGCTTTGCAG cTTGTCGAGTCTAAACGATTTTCCTCGGTAGGTGAATGTGTCTTTGGTCAAACATTACCTCCGCCATCGATGTTTGAACATCATCAGCCGCACAATAGTTTTGATGTAAATGGTATGCTTAAAATGGAATCTTGGACTGCAGATGACCAATTGAGAGGAAAAGATGCTAAAGCGACAATTCAGAACAAGCAGGATCATGAATTTTCGACGAAAAATCTTGCCTCAAACACTGAgtccaatttgtttaaaattccacAAACTTTGGTACATATATCTTCAAAACAACAATATCTTCAACGAGAAAATGAGgaagaaacacaaaaaaatacattggACTCATTTAGTGTGaagaaagaaaaactattttcttcGCCGGGTGGTTTTAAATTTAGCGGCAATGTTTTTGGAAGAGCGAACCCGCCAACGACTGCAAGTGAATCTATTTTCAAGTCCGCGGGAGCCAGTGTAAGATCTGAACAAATACCAAATACTTATCTCAATCCAATATTTAAGACTAATTCAGATAAACCTTTAATGACAATGGGGAATATTTTTGGTGGCATTGCTGCAACAAATGATCTATCAAAAGGTACAAACATTTTTGGTGAAGCTGCAAGGGAAACAgtgaatatttttcaacacCAAACCGATATTCCTAAAGACTCATTTAAAATGGACAATGTATTTCAAAGCAATGCAACAAATATGTTTTCTCAAGATATTTTAAGTGACTCGAACAAAatggatgaaaaaaatattgttttagaaaaagaacttaaagaaaaactagcaaaaattcaagaagaaaaaagaaaagttaTGGATCTCGAACTGAAAAATTTAagggaaaaacaaaaaaggcaGGAAGATCATGAAAAACTTATAGAGAAGCAAAAACTGGATCagcttaaaataattttacaagaAAAAGCTGAGCGAGAAACGGAGCAAATCGTAGTTCAATTGATTGACGAAGAAGTATCCAGAATTGCGGAAGCTGAAATGTGTATTTCTCAGACGGTCAAGCAAGCTTCTGATCTCCAAAAAGAATTATTAATCTCTGAAGTTGTAAATGAATGTGTTGAAGATATAGCTCATGAAGAATACGCACTCATGTGTTACGATCAATTACTATTGAATCGTTACTTCAGCAGATGGTTACTTCACTTACGCAAGAAAAAGGAACAGAGGAAGCTAATAGAAAATACCCCATTATGGGTCACCACAGATACAAGAGCTCAGTATGTACAATCTATAGAACATCCTTGTCagaaaaataacttacaaatgatTAAACGTTATCGTTTGGGACAGCCttgtgattttaataaaattctaagactaGAACGAGATATTTTGCAGGAGGAAAACCAAAATCCTCTCAATTTATTCGCATTAGTTGGTCAGCATTTGCTATGCAAACGAAACTTCACATCTTGTGGCCTATTAcaacaaagaaaatatttcaagtTTCTTATAACTCTTCCTGCAAATGAAGAGGAGTTACTTGGATTTGAAAGTTTCTCCAACAAATGGCTAATGAgatttatagaaaagtctcaAATTAAAACCGGCCCTTTTGTTCACGGTATTGAACATAATGTTGCTTTGTGTGTGCGAAAACTCAACGGCATAATTCCCAAAAATGAACAGGGGGATTTAATGACAACTGAAGGAGACCACAACGATGGTGTAATCTGTTTTATATCTGGGATCGATATTGAAAGGCACAGCCGAAAGCGTATTTATAActtattaaaattaacaaaaaatctgaAGCGTGTTCCGTTAGCAATTATTGCATACAATTGCACCTGCAATAAAAACGAACTGGCACATATCCTAGGCTTAGATATCCTGCAGGAGGAAGGTTTAATACATTCGTTTTCAATTTTTGGATGCCAAATAAATAGAAAAGATTTCCGATTTCGCAAAGTATTTATAAACGCTGTCGATTTCATAACAAAAGAAAGCTATCTACTGAATAACAATGAAATAAATGCACTAGCTATGCAAAAAGTATTGCCTTTTCTAGAAAATTCATTAGGCGAGGAAATGTGGCAACGCTGGAGTGATTCAGCTAAAAGAAAtccaatttttaacaaaatttgtggcTTTCCTGAACATGCTGTGGGCATCTTTCATAAAGCGTTGGATCATTTATTGCATATTACACAAGAAGAACTTCAAGAGATGCCTGAATTTCCTGAAGAACTTAAGGAATTTGTTCCCGAAAATACATATTATAATATCCCATTGGGTTTGGAGTTTTTCCCGATCAAGTGGAAAttagaagcaaaaaaaagtaatataaaacattttctagAAAGTCTATATTTGCCCGCCATCAATGAAAAAACTCCTGTCGATATTGAAGATTTAAAACTTTGGATACTGAGTTATACATCAAAGTGCATCATAGATGACGATCTAGCCGCAACAAATGCTTCTTATGAAGCCATATCAAATCTGGTCAATCAAATGAAACTtcaatatttacagaatatagaAATTACTTCAAGTAAGGTCATGATAAATTATTTGACCATTTTGAAACCCATTATATTTACACATATAAATAGAACCCTTAGACGTTTCCATAAAGAACTTATAAACTTGAACGTTATATACTTGAAAGATGACTTCAAAAACTACCAAGCACAACCCTGGTGGCTCAATTATGAACCTTTAAATTCAGTATCCGTTGATTACAGTGAAGAACCTACCTGTTTACCTAAGACTCTGCAGGAGaagaataaagaaaattgtatttcaatgGAAGCTATTGATGAAATTATAGCTAAAGCAGAAGTAACCTGTCGTAAAGCTGAAGAAATTAAACGTAACAAGTTGACTAGACACAAAAATTCTTCCTTGAATTTGTCATCAAATTTACAGCTTAAGCGAACATTAGATGACTCACTTTATCAGTTTGAATTATCTAAGAAAATTGGTCAATATGATACTACATTTGTATTAGAATTAACTCATGACATTGACAAATCAATTAATGAAGTCATGAAAAACACATCGCCGACAACACATAAGAGAAAACGATCATGTTTAAAATCACCAAATCTATCTTCAGATGTGGATAATGTTATAGCCAAAGCAAGAAATTTAATTCACAAAATAGAATCTATGGAAGATCTAAAATGTAGAAAACGAAAAGAGCCATATGGTATACAAAtgtaa